A region of the bacterium genome:
TGGCTCGGTTACCGGTTAAAATATCCACAGCAATCAATGCCGCCTGCGCTGTATCTGCAACCAAGAGCTGATTGTTGGATATATCTAAAGCCAAACCACTACCCCCCATGAAATTAGGACCAACTCCCGTTACAGTATCGGATAAAATGCTCCGATTACCATTGCTCAAATCAACTGTAAACACAGCATTAAGCACAGCATCAAAAACATAGGCGGTATTTTGAGCGCTATCAAGCACAATATCAGTTGGGTTAGAAAAATTGGTTCCTGTTCCAACACTGCTGCTTGACAAAACACTGCGGTTTCCTGTTGTTGCATCTATGGCAAAGATGGCATCGTTAAAGCTATCCAACAACAAAATCCTGTTCAAACTGGCATCAAATGTTATTCCAGCTGGGAATAAAAAATTGGTTCCTGTTCCAACAGAGCTGCTCGATAAAACACTCCGATTGCCCGTGTTTGTATCTATTGAATAGAGTGTATTATTAAGACGGTCGCTGACAAACAAGGTGTCGTTTAAAAAATCTGCCGCTATGCCAATTGGAAATGTAAAGTTGTCACCGCTGCCAGAATCAAATGCAGACACAATGTCTCTATGCCCATTGCTGGTATTGACGCGAACAATTGCTCGCAGTCTTCCATCTACGACGTAAAGTATATTTTGATTGCTATCAAACACCATGTTTTGAGCGAATAAAAATACTTCAGAGCGGACTATACTAACAAAGTCTTGCTCGTTGTATTGCGTTCCGTCTTGTAACTCAACATTAGCATCAAAGTCATTACTTCCCAGGTTCAGTGGAAGAGAAACTTCCCACAGCTCATAATTTGCCGACAATGACTGAACTGCAACTCCGCCAAGCGTAAACTCTGAAACAATTCCGTCGCTATCTAAACTCCCTCTAACCACAAGTGATGCTTCTGAAGTAACCGCGTTGCTGTTAGGGTACTGAACTGTTAAATTAACTGGCGTTTGCGGATTGAATTGATCCAAAACAACTTGAAAGCCTGAACATGATACAAGGCCCAACAAACAAACATTGATGAGCAGCATAATAAAATATTTTTGAAAAGCCATAAAGTTCCTTATGCGTTGATAAAAATGTTAATACCTAAGTCTAAAATTTATCACAGCCGTCTCTTTATCCACAAGATTTATTCACAATCAGTGTCTAATTTGTTTTTTCATCCCCGTGTCCTCGGCTGCTTTGGGCAGCCTCGCTTATCCTGCTTGCATCTTCTCGGCTTCTTCCCGCTTCGCTCCCTTTTACAAGGGGTCTCACGACCCCTTCAAAAACAAAAACGTCGTTTTGTTTTTTCATCCCCGTGGGCTCGCCTGCATAAAGCAGACTCGCTTATCCAGCTTGCATCTTCTCGGCTTTTTTACGGGCTTCTCGGCGGGCTTTGCCTAATAAAAAGTTTCTTTGCTCTTCTTCTGTTTCTGGTGCCAAGGCTGGGACTTCAATGGGTTTATGGTTGGCATCAATGGCAACAAAAGTCAAAAAGGCGTCTGTGGTGAGTTGGCGTTTGCCCGTTCTTGGGTTTTCTGCCAAGACTTCCACGCTCACTTCTAAAGATGTTCTGCCGGTAAACGTAACTTTGCTTTTTAAGACCATGACATCTCCCACTTGTCCAGAAGCATGAAAGTCTACTTTATCAATGGAGGCCGTCACCACATTGCCTTTAACATGGCGCATGGCTGCCACGGCTCCTGCCGTATCAATCCACATCATGACTTTTCCACCAAAAACAGTCCCTAAAGGATTGGTGTCTCCAGGCAAGACTTGCTGGATCATTTCTACATAAGATTCTCTTGGCGCTTTGCTTAATCGTTCTGACATGCATTTGTCTGTATCATTGCTTTTCACTTTGGTCTATGTGATTTATAGTCTCAGTATGAACGCCAGTCTTTTTGAAAACCAACACGCTGATAAATCGCCTTTGGCTGAGCGCATGCGCCCCAAAACTGTGGATGATTTTTTGGGTCTAAAAAACTTATTTGAGCGCCAAGGCATGCTGGAACAATTCAGCCAAAAACCGTTTTCCTTTATTTTGTGGGGGCCGCCTGGCTGTGGCAAAACCAGTTTGGCCAAAGCTTTGGCCAGCTCTTGTCAACTTCCTTTTTTATCTTTTTCTGCAGTTCTCTCAGGCATCAAAGAAATCAAAGACGTCATGGCCCGGGCCAAAAGGCG
Encoded here:
- a CDS encoding acyl-CoA thioesterase; the encoded protein is MSERLSKAPRESYVEMIQQVLPGDTNPLGTVFGGKVMMWIDTAGAVAAMRHVKGNVVTASIDKVDFHASGQVGDVMVLKSKVTFTGRTSLEVSVEVLAENPRTGKRQLTTDAFLTFVAIDANHKPIEVPALAPETEEEQRNFLLGKARREARKKAEKMQAG